The segment TGCCGGCCCAGGCGATCGCCCAGGTCTGCGAGCTGACCTGGCAGCTGAGGGGGGTGGCGGGGGCACGGCAGGTGCCCGGGGCGCGGGTGGGGATCACCGCGAACCAGGGGTTGTTCGGGCACGGGTCGGCGGTGGTGGCGGTCCGCTGAAGCGGGGCCGGTGGCCGGGTGGTGGGGCCGGGCCGCCCGGGCGGGCCGGGCGGCGGCCGTCAGCTCGTCGCGTGCCGGTGTCCCGGGTCCACCAGGTCGAGGGCGTGCTCGACCACCGTGACCAGGACCGTCTTCACCGACTCGCGCTCCCGGGCGTCGCACAGCAGCAGCGGCACCCCGGCGTCGAGGTCCAGCGCGGCGCGTACCGAGGTCGCCGGGAAGCGCTCCGTACCCTCGAAGCAGTTGACGGCGACGGTGAAGGGGATGCCCCGGCGCTCGAAGTAGTCGACGGCGGCGAAGGAGTCGGCCAGCCGGCGGGTGTCGGCCAGCACCACCGCTCCCAGCGAACCCTGGGCCAGTTCGTCCCAGAGGAACCAGAAACGATCCTGCCCCGGCGTGCCGAAGAGATAGAGGACCAGGTCCTCGCGGAGGGTGATCCGGCCGAAGTCCATGGCGACCGTGGTCGTCGTCTTGGCCTCGACGCCGCCGGTGTCGTCCACCGGGCGGCCGACCTCGCTCAGGTCCTCCTCGGTGCGCAGCGGGCGGATCTCGCTCACCGCGCCGACCAGGGTCGTCTTGCCGACCCCGAAGCCGCCGGCGACCAGGATCTTCAGAGCCAGCGGCGCCCTGCGCCGCGCCGTACTAGAGCGCCCGGAGACCATTGATCACCTCGCGGAGAATGTTCACGTCCGGCAGCTCCGCCGGCGGAACGGGACGGGTTACCTGCACGAGTTCGTCCTCGACGAGATCGCCGACCAGGACCCGGATCACCCCGACGGGGAGATCGAGACCGGCGGCGAGTTCGGCGATCGACTGCGGGCTGCGTTCGCACCGCTCGACGATGTCGACGTGCTCCGGGGAGAGATGGTGTCCGTGGCCGGTGGTCCGGGCCGTGGGTTCCGGGACGACGAGCGCGATGAGGTCGAGACGGTGGTGCTGGGAGGTGCTGCT is part of the Streptomyces qinzhouensis genome and harbors:
- a CDS encoding GTP-binding protein, whose product is MVSGRSSTARRRAPLALKILVAGGFGVGKTTLVGAVSEIRPLRTEEDLSEVGRPVDDTGGVEAKTTTTVAMDFGRITLREDLVLYLFGTPGQDRFWFLWDELAQGSLGAVVLADTRRLADSFAAVDYFERRGIPFTVAVNCFEGTERFPATSVRAALDLDAGVPLLLCDARERESVKTVLVTVVEHALDLVDPGHRHATS
- a CDS encoding DUF742 domain-containing protein, with amino-acid sequence MTRGRTSSTSQHHRLDLIALVVPEPTARTTGHGHHLSPEHVDIVERCERSPQSIAELAAGLDLPVGVIRVLVGDLVEDELVQVTRPVPPAELPDVNILREVINGLRAL